AGAAACCGTGATAGATGGGGATATTTTGGAAGACAATGGGCAAAATATAATAACAGCATTGAAAAATAGAGGGGTAAAAAGGACATTAGAGGAAATGACAGAAAGAGTTGGCTTAATTTAAATTCCTGGAGAAATACTGGAATAAATAGGTATACAAATGATTTGTAAGCACCTAAAAATAAGGAGGTGAGTAATGGCTGCTAGGGATTCGCAGTGATGTCAAGTCATGTCACTTAGCGTTCTCACAGATAGAGTGAGAGAGATGCAAGATGGATGGGTATAATTCATGGCATACATTGTGTGCAGCTTTGGAGAGGTCTGTCCCAAGTGTGGAGCCTTCTGGGTTTTCATGGCAGAGTCAAATGAAGGCGTAGAGGAGGTGCTGACTAAATTTGCAAGTGGAACCAAGCTGGAAGAATCTGTAAGCATGTCAGGACAGGACTAGTTTTTCACTTTGCAGTCTGGAATTTCCTGCCTCTCATGGCCTTTTTTTGTAACTGAATAACATGAAGTGGAGAATATAGTCGGACAATCAACATCCTAACATACGGCTTATCATATGGGTGGAACACTGAgatttatagaaaagaaaagggcAACTATCTAGGCACTTAAATGTTATCTGTGTCTTGACAAAAGCTTGCAAAGatacagaaatgcaaagtatGCAATGGATGTAATACTCCACTTGatagttttttttctcctcttgaaaTGTAGGTGTAGAGTTCCATCTGGCTGTGCTTTCTATTGCAAAGCTCTTTGATTTTACCCAAGACTTGCAAAAAGAAATTCTTGAAAGGTGAGGTGTGGCTTTGTGTTGTGgggttcttttttatttattttgttttgttttttaagaaacatgTTCTCATAACCTCTAATTTCTAGAGGGCTGACAGGTTAACAACTAAAGGCTGTTCCCCTAGGGAAATAGAATGTTAAGGCCTATGGGAAatcctttaagaaaaacaaaacatgaggCAAGCATGCTCTTTAGAAAAGGATACTTGTATCTAACTTCAGAAAAGGCTTTGAGAAACTGCTAAGAAAAATTTAGATAAAATACAGTTGTCTCTGAATAATTACTACACTTAGTTTCCGTAAATTTACTGCAGGAACTGTGGATTTTCCTAGTGTACTTTGTGGTTCTTCTGCATCTTTAGTTTCTCCAGTCGTTCCTCTCTTGAAAGAAAGATGTCTCTTGAAAGCTTCCTGTCTAGTTCATGCTCTTACTGGAGAATATccatattaaataaaaaaccaaaataggctaatattttgtctttctcttgTGGAAAGGTAAAGTATTTTTTCTCTCACATTTGGTTACTTAGAAATGAAGTACATTTCTATACCAATATACCAACCCTTCTAAACATACCTGCAAAAGAAGAATGGTGGTTGAGGGGTATTACAGACATGGCGTGTGTTTAGTCTGCAGACCAAGTATGCTGATGATCCCCTTACATGGGACTTCATGGCCCGTCGTGAGCTGCAGCTGGGGTCCCTGCAGTCCACAGAACACACCACAAAACAGATGAAAGTATCTGAAATGACCCAGAGAGAGGAACGGTGCTGTGCAGTCTTCGAAGAGGCTGTGAGAGCAGTCCCAACAGGTAAAATGTTCTGcctgcattttaacattttttcctggtACTTTAGCATACTGTATACTGTGAAAGTTTCGAAGTAGGTGTTGGCAGGCTCCACCATACCTAAGAGGAGGCAAGCAGTTTTTAGATGCTACATCTTTGGGATCTATTTCATGTGTTATTTGGGTCATTTTCCAATGCATTTATGCTCTCGAAGAGCTGCTTAACTGAAAGTactttttgttgcttgtttgcTTGTATTAATGTGACTTAACCAATGAGGAGAATAGAAGCCCACAGATCAATAGAGGTTTGGAAGTTGTAAATAGAGAAAATTTCCTACATAAAGGAAACCTGTAAAACTCAAGTACATTGCTGGTTAGCTGTGAGTAAGCAATGTTTTTGAGTTGCCAGTGGAGTGGATATCCAACCTCAACATGTGGCATTGTCCTTACTCTCAAAGGAGGCTATCAAGGGACTATCTGTGGAGCGGACTCAAACTTCCTCCTTATATAGCCTTTGAAGTCAGGCAGACAAAGAAGGATTTTCTCTACTGCCTGTGAGTGTCCTCACTCTTGCAGGCCCATTGAAAACTACAGGCACTGAACATTAATTGTGACAGTGTGCGGTGAAGCCTTAGCTGAACTAAGAGCTTGGTGCTCTTTAGAAAGAGTTGCTGTCTGCAGCTTGTACTGGGAAgccatttttaaatgttaatgttatAAATGTAAGGCCTCTTTTataatacaacattttaaaacaaagttggCAGTAACACTTAATGCTCGGATATTCTATATTCCTTAAAGACAAATATTTGTGCTTACTCTTGTGATTCTATAAAGTGTGATATTATGCCTTTGATTCTACAGAGGACATGTGGAAATGCTACATCACTTTTTGCTTAGAGAGATATAACAGGAAAACCAACAGTGAAGAATTAAAGCAAAAGGTAAAAGCTCATTAGGAAATCATAGTAACAAATCATCCCTAGTTTTACTGACTTCTGTAATCTGTCAGGCAAGGAGCAaatatattttgacattttatcaGAAATACTTACCTGCGGCCATCATTAAAAATCCTGCATCTGAGGGGATCACTTTTACTGTCAGTCTCACATGTGGCCTGCCTGAACGTGAATAACTTGGGCATAAACCAGCCTTGTCAGTAAAGTACAGTGACCTCTTTGGATGGAAGTTAAGAATGCAAACTTGTTAATGTTCGCTGACAGTCCTGCTAACCTGTGCTTGTTCAAAGAAGAGGATGAATTAGAACGACTCTTGCAAATAAGTCTGAGTAAAGTTTGGTGCTGGCACGTGGGCACCTTAATTATGCATCTATGCTTGAATGTGACTCAGTGAATTAACTAATCATCCTGTGCAGTTTGGTTCCCTTTTAATACAGTAAAAGAACATTGCTGTGTTGTTCTTTTGCTCTCTAAGGAAGAAGTGTAATTCGAGTGCTCAAATGTCCCCTTTATCTTGGAATGTATGCAGGTGCCTAAAGCATTAGATATGTAATGTTTATTGAATTGCAGTGACGTGTTGATACACTAATCCACTGGGCTGCTTGTAACGCTGGTATGTGCAGGaataatgcttattttctttactttttcttctctgttggtTCTAGAGGCTGGAGAGGACACTGAGTGTGTTCAACAAAGCCCATGAGTCTAGTTTGCTGCCAGAAGCTCTCTATAAGCAGTGGGTAAGAGTTCACACAGAAAAATAGATTGTGAGACTGTCCTGCATTGCTTGCGTGCCTATCTTTATCATTTTGAGTAGATAGAAAGGTGGGCAATATTTTGATCAAGGCATTGCTTTTTTAACAAGGTATTACAAATCTCTTGTGGTGATTAGCTGTATCTGCTGTCTTTAGCTTCAACTATTACTGGAGTCCAACCTCTTTGAGAAGGCTACAGAGGTGGCAGAAGCTGCAACTAAGCACTTCAGCCTGTCAGTGGAAACGTGGCAGATGAGGCTGCAGGTGCTGATCCAACTGAAGAGTGATGATGTGACTCGGTGTTTTGAAGAAGCCGTTAAGCACGTGAAATCTAAGGTCTGTGCTGTTTTTATGGACTTGCATGCATTAGTCTTAGACAGGAAACCTCTGATACttatttgagttttttttttttccttttacaaggcATTCAAAGTCCCTAGCCATTTTTAAGGTCAAAAATAAGAACTTGACATTTCACAGCACATTTCATTCAGGAGCATTAGGGAATTGCAAATGCACTTCATGTTCACAGTTTTAAAGTCTGAACACTCACAGGTGACATTTTGCGTACTCTTCTAGCAGTAAGCCAGTAttctttgtgtcttgaaaaatttgtttccttttcactgtCCTGATGTATTGTTTGCGTGTGTGGTATTTCAAGACTTGAATTAGCTACGTGCTCTCTTACTGCTCCATTTCAAACCCTGGGCACAAGGagtgaggaaaggaaaggaggaggtgattgtttctttcctccttgctgtTCCCGGAAGTTACCGTTGTACTGCAGTGTTTGGTGATGCAGAAGGACTTGTCTGTCATCCCTGGCAACATGTCTTGCAGCTGTCCAGCTAAGTAGTATTTGTCCTGTAAATGAGGAAGGAAATACTAAGTGATTTCAGTGTGCAGTCCAAAGTTGTCTTTCTAAGAGCTATATCTAACGGTCATTTTTTACGGCAGCTGTAATATAGAACCTGGTGGATGTGCTGCTGTCTGTTTCTGTAAGTCAGAATCACTGTATTTCAATCACTTGATTTATCTGCTTACCTTGTAGGGCACTTTGCCATTATGGACCCTCTGGGTGGAATGGAGTGAAGGCACAAACAGCAAGGAAGACACAGAGGCTCTCTATCAGGTACTTAGCTAATGGAAATCTACTTTTTGTGACAGTGTGTAAATAAACAGGAACAATGTGTGTGGATGGAACGTGTAACAAATGCTTTATACTGCAGTTCCTTCATGGATGTGTTGATATCAAAAGAATTTCAAGTAAAACTGTTTATGTTACCAAAAATCAGTTGGACATAGGCTCATAAGCACAAATGTTGTGCCCATGCTTCTAAGACATCTAGATGTTTGTAAGCACAACCAATGATGGACTCttacttttcttttactttgtggTCTAGAATTTTTGCTCTATTTTCAGATGTCTATCTGAACATGGAAAAGAGAATTTTCCAATCTGTGTGAAAACATCAACCTTGTTACAGAAAACTCAAGAACAAAACTGGGACTTCAGTCTCACTGTAAATTCCCTAAATAGCTTAGGGCAAAACATTTCCTCTTTGCTGGCATGttggttccccccctcccccgcattTACAACATAAAACACGTATTTCAGGTGGAAGCTTGAATTCGGTTGTTTGTAGAGCATTGTGAAACCCTCTGCATGAACGATGTTAGGGAAATGCCAATTGCCAGCTGTATGGAATATTGGATGAGACATGTATTTTAGGTTACAATTAGTATTTTAATTCGAAAAATATTGGATGTGTTACCTAATGCTGTCTTTCAGACATCATTTGGGATGCTTTTGTCCTGTACTTTGTCTCACTTACAAGATCTGCTTTATGTCAGATGCCTAATTAGGGAGAAGGtgctattttgtttcttcttccttgctgCCTTTTAATTGTAGCTtatgtggttggttggttttttggttttgttttgtttttttctttttaaacttgcaGAGATCCTTACATGCCACAACTCCTTCTGAATCTGTGACTATGAAAGAAAAGTATCTTGACTGGACTTACAGAAATGGTGGTTATAAGAAAGTTAAAAGAGTCTTTACCAGGTGACAAATAAAACCTTCAAACGCGGTTGTTGTAGGGCATATGTTAAAAAGCTTGAAGTCTAAAGTTACTTATGTTTTTACTTCAGCCTGTGTGAAAATCGTCCATTTTCACTTGACTTCTTCAGGAAGATGATCCAAATAGAAAAGGAGCAAGTAAGTTGTTGAATATCCAGTTAGTGCCTTGTGTTTGTAAAATACACTTCTAACTTCAGATTTAAATAGGAAGCAGAGGGCTTATGAGTATTGTCATTAGTTTGTGATCCGTTCATATTTGTCTTCTAAAGCTGATTCATAGCATGTAATACAAAATTAAGTTCCATGGTAACTAATCTTCggcagtgtgtgtgtgcgcgtgtaaTTACCATGACTTTTTCTTTGTAAGAATCTAATGAAGCTGCAGATTCACTTCTGTACAAAATAAATGGCCTTTTAATACCTTCCTTTGTTAGGAATCCTGCAAAATGCTTCATCTGAGAGAATACTATGAACGTGCCTTGAGAGAGTTTGGTTCAACAGATTCTGGTAaggggattttatttatttatttagtactGCCT
This window of the Calonectris borealis chromosome 20, bCalBor7.hap1.2, whole genome shotgun sequence genome carries:
- the UTP6 gene encoding U3 small nucleolar RNA-associated protein 6 homolog encodes the protein MAERIEQRLEDRVPELEQLERVGLFTRREIRAVLRKASALEYKIQRRALRKEDFINYIQYEINLLELIKKRRARIGYSFKKDEIENSILHRVHSLFNRATGKWKEDVQLWLSHVAFCKQWNAKHQLSKVFSSMLAIHPNKPALWIMAAKWEMETQLSSESARHLFLRALRFHPECPKLYQEYFRMELMHAEKQRKEKKEFEQAKMDLGEFNYSEEILSGEMARIIYRDAAQKIKGVEFHLAVLSIAKLFDFTQDLQKEILESLQTKYADDPLTWDFMARRELQLGSLQSTEHTTKQMKVSEMTQREERCCAVFEEAVRAVPTEDMWKCYITFCLERYNRKTNSEELKQKRLERTLSVFNKAHESSLLPEALYKQWLQLLLESNLFEKATEVAEAATKHFSLSVETWQMRLQVLIQLKSDDVTRCFEEAVKHVKSKGTLPLWTLWVEWSEGTNSKEDTEALYQRSLHATTPSESVTMKEKYLDWTYRNGGYKKVKRVFTSLCENRPFSLDFFRKMIQIEKEQESCKMLHLREYYERALREFGSTDSDLWLEYIKEELSHPHGKPENCGSIHWRAMKMLQGDLVEDFVSKYTLLQTGHL